In Aspergillus fumigatus Af293 chromosome 4, whole genome shotgun sequence, one genomic interval encodes:
- a CDS encoding dolichyl-P-Man:Man(7)GlcNAc(2)-PP-dolichol alpha-1,6-mannosyltransferase, translating into MGSNVVFLLLIVLLPVLVCLHLLVAPYTKVEESFHIQAIHDILKYGIPTGDVSGILARYDHSTFPGAVPRTFVGAVVLSGLSQPFIWLNESIDKQALARGILGLFNSVSLISFALGVRRAFGKTTAIWYLLFQASQFHIIYYASRTLSNMFAFGITTLAMRALLPEPVAPAVYRKRCRVGLFLLTIAGIIFRSELALLLAAHTLCLFSTGRIRIVQEIIPAGALGLVVGLAITVSVDSFFWQQFPLWPELAAFKFNVLAGQASAWGTHPWHFYFSSAIPRLLLNPLTYLLALPFALTHPSTRSSTAYIIIPSLVFVVIYSAQPHKEWRFIAYIIPPLTAAAAQGAAYIWTHRAKSIIYRLLSLALIASTAASFFLSNFVLLPVSSANYPGARALTTLHTHANNTKPVINVYLGNLACQTGVTRFLEMPPPQMPAKTAQNSELATVESAGSAPGSGSVWRYDKTEDETTKAFPPFWKRFDYVLIEPSEEKKVRRASGRPHSWEEVEVIHGFAGLRVLRPDDEATGQLEERVFSIVLGPEGARYWTMVRDYARKHVTRGWWAELKMEPKIKILRRIR; encoded by the exons ATGGGAAGTAATGTTG TGTTCCTGTTGTTGATCGTGTTGCTTCCGGTCCTCGTTTGTCTCCACCTGCTCGTTGCTCCCTACACCAAGGTCGAGGAGTCGTTCCATATACAGGCTATACACGATATCCTGAAATATGGTATTCCTACGGGTGATGTCTCTGGCATCCTAGCCCGTTATGATCATTCGACGTTTCCAGGAGCGGTGCCTCGGACCTTTGTTGGGGCTGTTGTTTTGTCTGGGCTGTCGCAGCCGTTCATCTGGTTGAACGAGAGTATTGATAAGCAAGCTCTCG CTCGAGGTATCCTAGGCCTGTTCAATTCCGTGTCGCTGATCTCGTTCGCGCTTGGTGTACGGCGAGCGTTCGGAAAGACTACGGCCATTTGGTATCTACTGTTCCAAGCGAGCCAATTCCATATCATCTACTATGCCTCGAGGACTCTCTCCAACATGTTTGCCTTTGGCATTACTACATTGGCAATGCGAGCTCTGCTCCCGGAACCTGTAGCTCCCGCTGTCTATAGGAAGAGATGCCGAGTGGGATTGTTCTTGTTGACGATAGCCGGTATCATTTTCCGGTCTGAGTTGGCCCTATTGCTGGCTGCGCATACGCTGTGTCTGTTTTCTACGGGTCGAATCCGAATCGTACAGGAGATCATCCCAGCCGGAGCTCTAGGACTTGTGGTTGGACTGGCCATCACCGTGTCAGTGGATTCGTTCTTCTGGCAGCAGTTCCCGTTGTGGCCAGAGCTCGCTGCATTCAAGTTCAATGTTCTCGCAGGGCAAGCCTCCGCATGGGGAACGCACCCGTGGCACTTTTATTTCAGCAGCGCCATCCCGCGCCTGTTGCTGAACCCCTTGACCTATCTCCTCGCACTCCCATTCGCCCTCACGCATCCATCCACCCGATCTTCCACAGCATACATCATTATCCCATCGCTTGTCTTTGTCGTCATCTACAGCGCTCAGCCGCACAAGGAATGGCGTTTTATCGCATACATAATCCCACCCTTAACAGCCGCCGCTGCCCAAGGCGCTGCCTACATCTGGACGCACCGCGCAAAATCTATCATCTACCGTCTTCTCTCCCTCGCGCTAATTGCCTCAACAGCTGCTTCATTCTTCCTTTCGAATTTCGTCCTCCTGCCGGTCTCATCGGCAAACTATCCCGGCGCTCGCGCGCTCACCACCCTCCACACCCACGCCAACAACACCAAACCCGTCATCAACGTCTACCTCGGCAACCTCGCCTGCCAGACAGGCGTCACCAGGTTTCTGGAGATGCCTCCCCCCCAGATGCCCGCAAAAACGGCCCAAAACAGCGAGCTCGCCACCGTCGAGAGCGCGGGCTCAGCTCCGGGTTCAGGTTCAGTCTGGCGATACGACAAGACGGAAGATGAGACCACCAAGgcctttcctcccttctgGAAACGGTTCGACTACGTGCTCATTGAGCcgagcgaggagaagaaagttCGGAGGGCATCGGGCCGGCCGCATAGCTGGGAGGAGGTCGAGGTGATCCATGGATTCGCGGGGCTGAGGGTCCTGCGTCCGGACGATGAGGCTACTGGGCAGTTGGAGGAGCGGGTGTTTAGCATCGTGCTTGGTCCCGAGGGTGCTCGGTACTGGACGATGGTTAGGGATTATGCTCGGAAACATGTCACGCGCGGATGGTGGGCGGAGTTGAAGATGGAGCCTAAGATCAAGATCCTGCGGCGTATTAGGTGA